A section of the Parasteatoda tepidariorum isolate YZ-2023 chromosome 6, CAS_Ptep_4.0, whole genome shotgun sequence genome encodes:
- the LOC107447305 gene encoding dynein regulatory complex subunit 5, producing the protein MTYLPLNLRSDLVFSFIDEESFWKRKCEEKGWSYVDFWLSCCNWKSTFASHLVQDALDDFILKKIQYEDLEVLIFPFRNYLLKLTINGFKFNVINEKNHDENLINDSLLLVGNVSKILPMFTNLEEILLFNFPVIISDCSINKRNSSIFEGFCKGFLSFAKLRQVTIVGMCLNAKYISCLIDNLVLIDTIEELDLSCCMISAESWNTIGKLSEMSNLRKLKLRKNYLANDSITDLCKILTKSKTLSSFDVSGNLIGDAGISSICESLLSNHMLSELDISYNSLTSNSGCFLRNVIDRNRVLKSLNISGNNLGEETGKEISKKIQRNGTLLFLGIQFCGFRKEDEDFIHLCVSCNAKS; encoded by the exons ATGACTTATTTGCCTTTGAATTTGAGATCAGATCTTGTTTTTTCATTCATCGATGAAGAatcattttggaaaagaaagTGCGAAGAGAAAGGATGGAGTTACGTTGATTTTTGGTTATCTTGCTGTAATTGGAAGAGCACGTTTGCTTCGCACTTAGTACAAGATGCACtggatgattttattttgaaaaaaatccaatACGAAGACTTGGAAGTCCTTATTTTTCCATTCAGAAATTATCTACTCAAATTAACTAtcaatggttttaaatttaatgtgataAACGAAAAAAACCATGacgaaaacttaataaatgatAGTCTATTATTAGTAGGTAACGTGTCTAAGATATTACCAATGTTTACAAActtggaagaaattttattgttcaacTTTCCTGTTATAATTAGTGATTGctcaattaataaaagaaactcaAGCATTTTCGAAGGGTTTTGCAAGGGCTTTTTAAGTTTCGCCAAACTTCGCCAAGTGACGATAGTTGGAATgtgtttaaatgcaaaatatatatcttgTTTAATTGACAATTTGGTATTAATAGATACTATTGAAGAATTAGATTTATCTTGCTGCATGATTTCTGCAGAATCATGGAACACAATCGgaaaattatcagaaatgtcaAATCTTCGAAAacttaaattgagaaaaaattacctTGCAAATGACAGTATTACagatttgtgtaaaattttaacaaagtcTAAAACCTTGAGTAGTTTTGATGTAAGTGGCAATCTCATTGGCGATGCAGGAATTTCAAGTATCTGTGAAAGTTTGTTGTCAAACCATATGTTAAGTGAGTTAGACATATCGTACAACAGTTTAACATCAAATAGTGGTTGTTTCCTTAGAAATGTAATTGATCGCAACAGAGTCCTGAAGTCCTTGAATATAAGTGGAAATAATTTGGGAGAG GAAACTGGAAAAGAGATATCCAAGAAGATCCAGAGGAACGGGACACTTTTATTTCTTGGAATCCAATTTTGTGGATTTAGGAAAGAAGATGaagattttatacatttatgcGTGTCATGCAACGCAAAGTCCTGA